Proteins encoded by one window of Aspergillus chevalieri M1 DNA, chromosome 6, nearly complete sequence:
- a CDS encoding NDT80/PhoG-like DNA-binding family protein (COG:K;~EggNog:ENOG410PJ99;~InterPro:IPR008967,IPR037141,IPR024061;~PFAM:PF05224;~go_function: GO:0003677 - DNA binding [Evidence IEA];~go_function: GO:0003700 - DNA-binding transcription factor activity [Evidence IEA];~go_process: GO:0006355 - regulation of transcription, DNA-templated [Evidence IEA]), with protein sequence MEGFDTMAMPYLASPLSLGNLQGVDYLSSVPGMDLPDQPSNFDSETFVGGDDPMTFSSQHGIPGPLKHFPSGYEDPFATTDMVSPFEQVPPEQPPPPDSSIDHNNKLLSFSVPVFNFTLLDYSLRRTSISMSAQLHGMFFLAESPWTTSPAEHAPPQQGAELTCYRRNLFQITGSVTLPRSLRYIMTDQGDRIPILAQELTVSATESVEGNSVKIISVPWKTPAANNNNGGSNASASIVEENPPPKVEKEPPPIPLDIMAGQDLDTDYATFPIAWKRLQFRVATANNGRRKELQQHFVVRLKVVATLSTGAKIPISEIHSAPVIVRGRSPRNFQSRKDLPLSGSAAASRKHTNAASTSTAINRTPTSESTPRASMTPARTTNNRSTVKSNSPDTSAPEASAGVVQQQASPSDWARMPQTARSSTGSLPAQISSLYQSQPSPDFPQGTQIQQRAHSIAAPINLSILDDEDSHMLDPNDPPTTVSSYSSNDLSHKDLAWDNSVPPAKMRKLSHGASRTETQNVTSSLPLLDTTNMQQPFTSSLPFPNDSSDLLYEYFPLGLDDWQTPVDAVYRPHVVHHTTMPETKFVTARGRSKRYFAEDVY encoded by the exons ATGGAGGGCTTCGATACCATGGCTATGCCCTACTTGGCCAGTCCCTTATCGCTCGGCAATCTCCAAGGTGTAGACTATCTCAGCTCCGTCCCCGGTATGGATCTTCCTGATCAACCCTCCAATTTTGATTCGGAGACGTTTGTCGG CGGTGATGATCCTATGACTTTTTCCTCTCAACATGGCATACCCGGACCATTGAAACACTTCCCCTCCGGCTATGAGGATCCCTTTGCGACAACCGACATGGTCTCCCCATTTGAACAGGTCCCCCCCGAGCAGCCCCCACCCCCGGATTCGTCAATTGATCACAACAATAAGCTGCTGAGCTTTTCGGTCCCCGTCTTCAACTTCACCTTGCTCGACTATTCCCTTCGCAGGACCTCGATATCCATGTCCGCTCAACTGCATGGCATGTTCTTCCTCGCAGAATCGCCTTGGACTACCTCCCCCGCAGAGCACGCACCACCCCAGCAGGGTGCAGAGTTGACATGTTACCGCCGCAATCTGTTCCAGATCACCGGTTCAGTCACGTTGCCCCGCAGTTTGCGCTACATCATGACCGACCAGGGAGACCGAATACCCATCCTTGCTCAGGAACTCACCGTGTCAGCTACAGAGTCCGTCGAGGGCAATTCCGTCAAGATCATCTCCGTACCTTGGAAGACTCCCGCTGCCAATAACAACAATGGAGGTAGCAACGCTTCTGCTTCCATTGTCGAAGAGAACCCCCCGCCCAAAGTCGAAAAGGAACCGCCTCCGATCCCCTTGGACATCATGGCTGGTCAGGACTTGGACACCGACTATGCCACCTTCCCCATTGCATGGAAGCGTCTCCAATTCCGCGTCGCAACGGCCAACAATGGTCGCCGGAAAGAGCTGCAACAACACTTTGTCGTCCGTCTCAAGGTCGTCGCAACCTTGTCTACTGGCGCCAAGATTCCCATCAGCGAGATTCACTCGGCCCCGGTGATTGTTCGGGGTCGCAGCCCGCGCAATTTCCAGTCCCGCAAGGATCTGCCTTTGAGCGGTAGCGCTGCTGCATCACGGAAGCACACCAATGCAGCATCAACTTCAACCGCCATCAATCGTACTCCAACGAGTGAATCAACACCCCGTGCTAGTATGACGCCAGCTAGGACGACCAATAACAGATCCACTGTCAAAAGTAATTCTCCGGACACGTCGGCCCCAGAGGCCTCCGCAGGTGTAGTGCAGCAGCAGGCATCTCCTTCGGACTGGGCCAGAATGCCACAGACAGCAAGAAGTAGCACTGGGTCGTTACCTGCTCAAATATCATCTCTTTATCAGTCTCAGCCAAGTCCGGACTTCCCCCAGGGCACACAAATACAACAGCGTGCGCATTCAATTGCAGCCCCCATCAACCTATCAATATTGGACGATGAAGATAGCCACATGCTCGATCCTAATGATCCCCCTACCACCGTGTCATCCTACTCCAGCAATGACCTATCGCACAAAGACCTCGCCTGGGATAACTCTGTTCCTCCCGCAAAGATGCGAAAACTGTCCCATGGCGCTTCGCGGACAGAAACCCAGAATGTCACTTCGTCACTACCCCTCTTGGACACCACAAATATGCAACAGCCATTCACATCCTCGTTGCCGTTCCCCAATGATAGTTCCGACTTGCTTTATGAGTACTTTCCCTTGGGATTAGATGATTGGCAAACACCGGTTGATGCAGTATACCGGCCTCATGTTGTACATCATACCACAATGCCGGAGACCAAGTTCGTCACAGCCCGGGGTCGAAGCAAGCGGTATTTTGCAGAGGATGTTTATTAA
- a CDS encoding putative glucosamine-6-phosphate deaminase (COG:G;~EggNog:ENOG410PGJK;~InterPro:IPR004547,IPR037171,IPR018321,IPR006148;~PFAM:PF01182;~go_function: GO:0004342 - glucosamine-6-phosphate deaminase activity [Evidence IEA];~go_process: GO:0005975 - carbohydrate metabolic process [Evidence IEA];~go_process: GO:0006044 - N-acetylglucosamine metabolic process [Evidence IEA]): MRVIVRENALAVSEYIADYIITRIKTFQPTPDRPFVLGLPTGSSPEIIYNILVRRYKAGDISFKNVVTFNMDEYVGLPREHPESYHSFMYKHFFSHVDILPQNINILDGNSPDLAEECASFEDRIVSYGGIELFLGGVGSDGHIAFNEPGSSMSSRTRVKTLTYDTILANSRFFDNDMSKVPHMALTVGIQTIMDAREVVIVATGPHKAVALEKGLEGPVNHMWTLSALQLHRHPLIVCDRDATLELKVKTVRYFEGIEQAGTDARTQGPWLAHKPKTPKAYVPQQQPTPKATPTKMPQPLRINTELQRSFDDDELTPDSMSSRMVDSAVSGLDSMLKDELMFDRMGSRVTAN, from the exons AT GAGAGTCATCGTCAGGGAAAATGCTCTGGCAGTGTCAGAGTATATCGCAGACTACATTATCA CGCGCATCAAGACATTCCAGCCAACCCCGGACCGGCCCTTCGTACTCGGACTCCCTACCGGCAGCAGCCCAGAGATTATCTACAATATCTTGGTGCGCCGCTACAAAGCCGGCGACATCTCGTTTAAGAATGTCGTGACGTTCAACATG GATGAATATGTCGGCCTCCCCCGTGAACATCCCGAATCCTACCACAGCTTCATGTACAAGCACTTCTTCTCGCACGTCGACATTCTGCCACAGAACATCAACATCCTGGACGGAAATTCCCCAGATCTAGCCGAAGAATGTGCCTCGTTCGAAGACCGCATCGTCAGCTACGGAGGTATTGAGCTTTTCCTTGGAGGAGTCGGCTCAGACGGCCACATTGCGTTCAACGAGCCTGGCTCCTCGATGAGCAGCCGCACGCGTGTCAAAACTCTGACATACGATACTATCTTGGCTAACTCGCGCTTCTTCGACAATGACATGTCCAAGGTGCCGCACATGGCCCTGACAGTGGGTATCCAGACCATCATGGACGCACGCGAAGTTGTCATTGTAGCTACTGGCCCGCACAAGGCAGTTGCTCTGGAAAAAGGCCTCGAAGGCCCCGTCAACCACATGTGGACACTGTCTGCATTGCAGCTCCACCGGCACCCGCTCATCGTATGTGACCGGGACGCAACCCTCGAGCTTAAAGTCAAGACAGTCCGATACTTCGAGGGAATTGAGCAGGCCGGAACGGATGCCCGTACCCAAGGTCCGTGGTTGGCTCACAAACCTAAGACACCCAAGGCCTATGTTCCTCAACAGCAGCCAACCCCGAAGGCAACACCTACGAAGATGCCCCAGCCATTGCGCATCAATACAGAGCTTCAGCGGTCatttgatgatgacgagTTGACCCCTGATAGCATGTCCTCCCGGATGGTCGACTCGGCCGTCAGTGGACTAGACTCGATGCTCAAGGATGAGCTGATGTTTGATCGGATGGGATCCCGCGTAACTGCCAACTAA
- a CDS encoding putative beta-N-acetylglucosaminidase (CAZy:GH3;~COG:G;~EggNog:ENOG410PJPJ;~InterPro:IPR036962,IPR036881,IPR001764,IPR016181, IPR017853,IPR000182;~PFAM:PF00933,PF00583;~go_function: GO:0004553 - hydrolase activity, hydrolyzing O-glycosyl compounds [Evidence IEA];~go_function: GO:0008080 - N-acetyltransferase activity [Evidence IEA];~go_process: GO:0005975 - carbohydrate metabolic process [Evidence IEA]), with product MAPNEELLPSGWEDLDRQMGQLFMMGFDGTSVNPQIRSLIENHHLGSVLLSAKNLKSAEEATRLVLELQTIARNAGHPVPLLIALDQENGGVNSLYDETYIRQFPSAMGVAATGSQALAHEVALATAQELRAVGVNWILGPVLDVLTNVKSQPLGVRTTGDDPQEVSQYGAEFVRGFQEAGLATCGKHFPSYGNLEFLGSQSDVPLITETLDQLSLSALVPFRNAIAHGLDSMMVGGVSMSSAGVNVMHACLSEQVVDDLLRKDLDFRGVVVSECLEMEALTHNIGVGGGTVMAKNAGCDIILLCRSFVVQQEAINGLKLGVENGIISRGRIGQSLRRVLQMKARCTSWEQALNPPGLHALTQMQPSHTSLAKRAYGGSISVVRDKRNLLPLSSILNPNEELLLLTPLVKPLPASAVSRSVAAHLGLSLEDSIAWDRTASVLSGESVFKELGQCLSRQRNSRVLHTSYTTNGVRPIHENLIERASAVIVVTADANRHLYQHGFTKHVSMLCRMSQAGQPREKPLVVVAASSPYDFATDQSIETYICTYDFTEPALEALVQVLYGELIPTGSLPGSISRSQKLHQARQHWLVESWNEDRDSHALDALLDIVRADNAQDSELQGVTSSSFLLRRAEVVEAHLVVRNSSTQALYGFCSTYFFRSTGTGVIGSLIVDPSRRRLSIGRSLHHRAIHILLQCKGIKRFQLGSRLPGIYLGIPTTYPVERKRLRQWFANLGWNTALSRPVCSVVLRNATTWTPPNGLVEALQNHTAVRYDLVYGWDYAEVVLDHVRTNLRPGLQDIYQVALGGAPDCGIIRALRADDGGILGSVVIYNARSVLAAHMAALKNQPVLAGGVSSPVISPLVGEYATILQGLMFLGIKQSRKQGAKAVVLDCVDGDSNLECLSGMGFEMLHQYEEVNCDATVWMGPHP from the exons ATGGCCCCGAATGAGGAGTTGTTGCCCTCTGGCTGGGAGGATCTTGACAG GCAGATGGGCCAGCTATTTATGATGGGCTTTGATGGGACCTCTGTCAATCCTCAGATCCGTTCACTCATTGAGAACCATCACTTGGGTTCTGTTTTATTGTCAGCCAAGAATCTGAAAT CCGCAGAGGAGGCGACGCGATTGGTTCTCGAACTGCAAACCATCGCCCGAAATGCGGGTCATCCAGTACCTCTGCTGATTGCCCTGGATCAAGAGAATGGCGGGGTTAATAGTTTGTATGATGAGACCTATATCAGACAGTTCCCCAGCGCCATGGGAGTTGCAGCGACGGGATCCCAAGCCCTGGCGCATGAGGTAGCCCTCGCGACAGCGCAAGAACTTAGAGCGGTCGGGGTCAACTGGATCCTGGGCCCGGTCTTGGACGTTTTGACGAACGTCAAGAGCCAACCACTGGGAGTGCGCACGACGGGCGATGACCCGCAAGAGGTATCGCAGTATGGCGCGGAGTTCGTGAGAGGCTTCCAGGAGGCGGGTCTGGCAACATGCGGCAAGCATTTCCCATCGTATGGCAATCTGGAATTCCTGGGGTCACAATCGGACGTTCCTCTCATTACCGAAACTTTGGATCAGCTCAGTTTATCGGCGCTGGTGCCTTTTCGTAATGCAATTGCCCACGGCTTGGATTCTATGATGGTGGGCGGGGTATCTATGTCATCTGCAGGGGTCAATGTCATGCATGCCTGTTTGAGTGAGCAGGTTGTAGATGACTTGCTGCGGAAGGACCTAGACTTCCGTGGAGTGGTGGTTTCAGAGTGCCTGGAGATGGAGGCGCTGACCCACAACATCGGTGTGGGTGGTGGTACGGTGATGGCGAAAAACGCAGGTTGCGACATTATTCTTCTTTGCAGGTCCTTTGTCGTGCAGCAGGAAGCCATAAATGGACTGAAACTCGGGGTCGAGAATGGGATCATCAGCCGTGGTCGGATCGGGCAATCCCTTCGTCGCGTTTTGCAAATGAAAGCTCGATGCACGTCCTGGGAGCAGGCATTGAACCCTCCAGGTCTGCATGCGCTAACTCAGATGCAGCCTAGTCATACGAGTCTTGCCAAAAGAGCATATGGTGGTTCTATTTCAGTGGTGCGCGATAAGAGGAACTTGCTGCCGCTATCCAGCATCCTTAATCCAAACGAGGAACTCTTGTTACTAACACCACTGGTGAAGCCGCTACCCGCCTCGGCCGTATCGCGGTCTGTGGCAGCACATCTAGGTCTGTCACTCGAGGATTCCATTGCCTGGGATCGGACAGCGTCGGTTCTCAGTGGCGAAAGCGTCTTCAAGGAGCTAGGGCAGTGCCTCTCACGGCAGCGCAACAGTCGAGTGTTACACACGTCCTACACAACCAATGGGGTCCGCCCAATTCACGAGAACCTTATCGAACGGGCCAGTGCGGTCATTGTTGTCACAGCAGATGCAAACCGACATTTGTACCAGCATGGCTTCACAAAGCACGTGTCGATGCTCTGCAGGATGTCGCAAGCAGGGCAACCACGCGAGAAGCCCCTCGTGGTCGTGGCAGCTAGCTCACCGTACGACTTCGCGACGGATCAGTCAATTGAGACCTACATCTGCACGTACGACTTCACTGAGCCGGCATTAGAAGCACTGGTCCAGGTGCTGTACGGAGAGCTGATACCAACAGGATCCCTGCCAGGTTCTATCAGCCGTAGTCAGAAGCTGCATCAGGCAAGACAGCATTGGCTGGTGGAAAGTTGGAACGAAGATCGAGATTCACATGCGTTGGATGCCTTGCTGGACATTGTTCGAGCGGATAATGCGCAGGACTCAGAGCTGCAGGGTGTGACATCCAGCAGTTTCCTTCTCCGACGAGCAGAAGTGGTCGAGGCGCATCTGGTGGTAAGAAATAGCAGCACACAAGCCCTGTACGGGTTTTGCTCGACGTATTTTTTCCGATCGACTGGGACCGGTGTTATTGGATCACTGATAGTGGACCCATCGCGACGAAGGCTGTCGATCGGGAGATCACTCCACCACCGGGCCATTCACATCCTGCTCCAGTGCAAGGGAATCAAGCGATTCCAGCTAGGCTCGCGACTCCCTGGGATATACTTAGGTATACCGACTACATATCCGGTAGAGCGGAAACGGCTGCGGCAGTGGTTTGCAAACCTGGGCTGGAACACAGCGCTGTCGCGGCCAGTATGCAGCGTGGTGCTGCGCAATGCGACAACATGGACGCCGCCAAACGGGCTTGTAGAGGCGCTCCAGAACCATACGGCAGTGCGGTATGATTTAGTATATGGATGGGACTATGCGGAGGTGGTGTTGGATCATGTGCGAACGAACTTGCGGCCAGGGCTGCAAGACATCTACCAAGTGGCCCTGGGAGGTGCACCGGACTGCGGAATCATCCGGGCGCTACGGGCAGACGACGGGGGAATTCTTGGCAGTGTAGTCATTTACAATGCGCGATCGGTATTGGCGGCGCACATGGCGGCGCTGAAGAATCAACCGGTTTTGGCGGGCGGGGTCTCGTCTCCGGTGATTTCCCCATTGGTGGGGGAGTATGCGACGATTCTGCAGGGATTGATGTTTCTGGGAATCAAGCAGAGCCGCAAGCAGGGGGCGAAAGCGGTTGTCTTGGATTGT GTGGATGGAGACAGCAACTTGGAGTGTCTGTCTGGAATGGGATTTGAGATGTTGCATCAATACGAGGAGGTTAATTGCGATGCGACGGTATGGATGGGGCCTCATCCATAG
- a CDS encoding betaine-aldehyde dehydrogenase (COG:C;~EggNog:ENOG410PHBT;~InterPro:IPR015590,IPR029510,IPR016160,IPR016161, IPR016162,IPR016163;~PFAM:PF00171;~go_function: GO:0016491 - oxidoreductase activity [Evidence IEA];~go_function: GO:0016620 - oxidoreductase activity, acting on the aldehyde or oxo group of donors, NAD or NADP as acceptor [Evidence IEA];~go_process: GO:0055114 - oxidation-reduction process [Evidence IEA]), with protein sequence MAYGRCGILPTQVCSCQAKFVKLQLSKDTIIIYTTPSFPPPHFQSLLYITTATIPPIMSSDVQSPRQPFYDGEIKSATSGKTFQTLDPSNANTLADIHVASNADVDAAIASADRAFPSWSQTPPAARARILQKAVALLRERNDEIARVESLDSGKAYTETSTVDVLSGADVLEYYANFIGGGGLNGETTQLREDAWVYSNKAPLGVCAGIGAWNYPIQIALWKSAPCLAAGNTMIYKPSEYTPLHAQTLAEIYREAGLPAGVFNVVYGAGDVGSYLTSHPTIAKVSFTGQVSTGMKVAGSAAGKMKYVTMELGGKSPLLILPDAELDNAVNGAMMANFYSTGQVCTNGTRVFVPRSWKEAFEKRLLEQMQHVRPGPLFDEATNFGPLSSAIHQEKVTEYIRQGIETDKAKLIYGGLGKPSVPKDLENGYWVRPTVFTDCTDNMKIVKDEIFGPVMSILYYDTVEEAVRRANDTELGLAAGVFTKDINQAHRIIGQLQAGITWINTWGESPAEMAVGGWKKSGLGVENGRKGIEAWLQNKSTLVDMSGTVPTVFAKL encoded by the exons ATGGCTTATGGGCGGTGTGGGATTCTGCCCACACAAGTCTGTAGTTGCCAAGCTAAATTTGTAAAGCTTCAACTTTCAAAAGATACCATAATAATCTATACAACCccctcttttcctcctcctcatttTCAAAGTCTATTATACATTACAACTGCAACCATACCACCCATAATGTCGTCCGACGTTCAATCGCCCCGTCAACCATTCTATGACGGTGAAATCAAGTCTGCCACTTCGGGCAAGACCTTCCAGACCTTGGACCCTTCTAATGCAAACACTCTGGCCGATATCCATGTCGCTTCCAACGCCGATGTTGATGCGGCCATTGCGTCCGCGGACCGTGCTTTCCCCTCGTGGTCGCAAACCCCTCCTGCCGCTCGTGCCCGCATCCTTCAGAAGGCCGTCGCTTTGCTTCGGGAGAGAAACGACGAGATTGCCCGCGTTGAGTCTCTGGACTCGGGCAAGGCTTACACAGAAACCAGCACTGTTGATGTCCTGAGTGGTGCTGATGTGTTGGAGTACTACGCTAATTTCATTGGTGGCGGTGGTCTGAACGGCGAAACTACCCAGCTCAGAGAGGATGCGTGGGTCTACTCCAACAAGGCTCCCCTGGGTGTTTGCGCCGGAATTGGTGCATGGAACTACCCTATTCAAAT TGCCCTTTGGAAGTCGGCACCATGTTTGGCTGCCGGAAACACCATGATCTACAAGCCCAGTGAATACACCCCTCTTCACGCCCAGACGCTCGCAGAAATCTACCGGGAAGCCGGCCTTCCCGCCGGTGTGTTCAACGTAGTCTACGGTGCGGGCGATGTTGGCTCCTACTTGACTTCTCACCCAACTATCGCCAAGGTTTCCTTCACCGGCCAGGTGAGCACCGGAATGAAGGTGGCTGGATCCGCTGCCGGTAAAATGAAGTATGTAACTATGGAACTGGGAGGCAAGAGCCcacttctcatccttcccgATGCTGAACTGGACAATGCGGTGAATGGTGCCATGATGGCCAACTTTTACAGTACGGGCCAGGTGTGCACCAACGGCACTCGTGTGTTTGTGCCCCGCAGCTGGAAGGAGGCATTTGAGAAGCGTCTCCTCGAGCAGATGCAGCATGTGCGTCCGGGACCCTTGTTTGACGAAGCCACCAACTTTGGTCCATTGAGCTCTGCGATCCATCAGGAGAAGGTCACCGAATACATTCGTCAAGGAATCGAGACCGACAAGGCTAAGCTCATCTACGGTGGTCTTGGCAAGCCTTCGGTTCCCAAGGACTTGGAGAACGGCTACTGGGTCCGTCCGACCGTCTTCACCGACTGCACGGACAACATGAAAATCGTCAAGGACGAGATCTTCGGTCCTGTCATGTCGATTCTCTACTACGACACCGTTGAAGAGGCTGTCCGCCGTGCCAACGACACGGAGCTCGGCCTCGCAGCGGGTGTCTTCACCAAGGACATCAACCAGGCACACCGTATCATCGGCCAGCTGCAGGCTGGTATCACTTGGATCAACACCTGGGGTGAGAGTCCGGCTGAGATGGCTGTGGGTGGATGGAAGAAGAGTGGTCTCGGCGTTGAGAATGGCCGCAAGGGTATCGAGGCTTGGTTGCAGAACAAGAGCACTTTGGTGGACATGAGCGGCACTGTGCCCACTGTTTTCGCCAAGCTGTAA